The Anopheles merus strain MAF chromosome 2L, AmerM5.1, whole genome shotgun sequence genome has a segment encoding these proteins:
- the LOC121594515 gene encoding rhodanese domain-containing protein CG4456 isoform X1, producing MLPGTSAARCVGSHIRRFSQSGQWPRVMVARTCPKISCSVPNKVIDIRQNALFRMASVNIRGFATTVQSLQANRTANNNACYSANTMSIATYEEVLDLPNHPEKLLIDVRNPDELADTGKIPTSINIPLDKVKQAFGPETSDEAFAQQYGVPKPGLDHYLILSCRTGRRSQMALEAIAELGYRNARNYKGSWTEWAEKQGK from the exons ATGTTGCCCGGAACAAGTGCAGCACGGTGCGTCGGTTCACACATTCGCCGATTTTCTCAAAGCGGTCAATGGCCGCGGGTAATGGTCGCTCGCACATGCCCGAAAATTAGTTGTTCGGTGCCAAACAAAGTGATCGACATCCGGCAAAACGCACTGTTCCGTATGGCAAGTGTAAACATTCGCGGCTTCGCCACTACCG TGCAAAGCCTACAAGCCAACAGGACGGCCAACAACAACGCTTGCTACAGTGCTAACACGATGTCGATCGCTACATACGAGGAGGTGCTGGACCTGCCCAACCACCCGGAGAAACTGCTGATCGATGTCCGCAATCCGGATGAGCTGGCCGACACGGGCAAAATTCCTACCAGCATTAATATTCCCC TGGATAAGGTAAAGCAGGCGTTCGGGCCGGAAACGAGCGACGAAGCGTTTGCGCAACAGTATGGAGTGCCGAAGCCAGGGCTGGATCACTATCTGATCCTTTCCTGCCGCACCGGTCGGCGTAGTCAGATGGCACTTGAAGCGATTGCCGAGCTTGGTTATCGAAA CGCCCGCAACTACAAGGGATCCTGGACGGAGTGGGCCGAAAAGCAGGGAAAGTGA
- the LOC121594508 gene encoding DNA polymerase theta has translation MFSQSLQLGDKTFDALERQHAKPVTPLTNGRTTRSQQRSKEFQHAPSSTEEAIEESPTNGKAPADLSRQRSVRERLQMVSTQSRGRKTKNRTARTAGQEQKSNSSDHTTKDATSPSLLRKDNLSELFSSNIQFDASLSIRRDTLKRTQRVRESAAPSVEGPSPEKQPSIRQSDEFDGLFQNSAFSLDALRSQSIAAGQTMPKEKQGEGSFHTLFDHSDFTLDKEEQTVQYPEAEAKMTESELEIFSETLFDRAIRAEPAMDELLEASDFVESLRVDSADEDVALDIENVTFSQPLASASIALAQTQSHDVSERRSKHTEMDDFIESEMANSVLRMPVDASLADTVVGRDGESSGLFSASLLNQSTKPETAKRPPPTSMSLDETKDLRLLANWGLPSTVTSEYAKKGIVQLFPWQVECLSRKEVLLEGKNLIYSAPTSAGKTLVSEFLLAKTVTERKLKAMLILPFVAVAREKMLYLKDLLEPGGMRVEGFYGGYHPPGGFESVDLAVCTIEKANSIVNRLLEQSALTTLGLVVVDEAHLISDPGRGYILELLLTKIRFVAARCEHRIQIVCMSATLPNIDLLARWLEADLYHTDFRPIALVEMLKVGNTIYSASGEAIRYLKGTLHGYTVPKDADHVALLCLETILDGCAVIVFCPSKDWCEQLAISLASTLHTLRKENHPHDELRRRLREQLDGERQEEVLLQLRNCPAGLDSVLEKTVRYGVAFHHAGLTTDERDIIEGSFRDGALRIIVATSTLSSGVNLPARRVIVRTPKFGGKPMSSLTYKQMIGRAGRTGRDTLGESILICTPAEEKIGRELIGAELPPVRSCLDSENYAHLKRAILEIIASGSATTTQELETFVNATLYSCERDYRFEVNDQLLRPKASSSKKLPTGEKEDENEETDPIVSCISFLLEYEFIRCLQQDIVEEDGSTTATPKSTKRTVLSATRLGQACLSASLPPKDGFLLFSELQRARQCFVLESELHAIYLVTPYSVAYQWQQIDWMDFLDLWEKLPSASKRVGELVGVKESFMVRAMRGAANLDYRTLQIHKRFYTALALLDLVNEVPLCTVARRFKCCRGLLQSLQQVSSTFAGIVTSFCASLNWTLLQLLVAQFRERLFFGVAHELLDLMRIPSLNGQRARLLHDGGITGLIQLANSDRLAVETILHHRTSFEAERVRENENEYDAERRKRLRNLYLTGRAGVTVEEAARLLIQEARTFLQLEHGLANPIWSQATETKPNESSSEAKDEQTAQDESKRSVAVVIAEEQPSSSLLLSNGESSNSAAAHFHNSLLMADRNGQEDRKRTDMHDDDSNSSRITIIDACKDLTTFEQLRQLVTDKTAITIAFGVEQEETSVKKATIGSHLRAVETRRTNHNASRSFTFDDNLYLAGMAIKLQDDTTSTVYYIDLQEEATAIDRAEKVRFVRTLFGREQLTITMLDVKDQLKIVYRSGLIPVAEGDEVLVATFQDPRVACWLLQTDAETLTLDAMIERHCPTLKQAELRWTGQRWVTPKWTGHGLNHHSPFDAKQRTAVECLLVSELMACVSQRLATANGDSLSICFTSREMPVQLALAGAEVIGFPVDRERLGALIAQLKACRDRIAEEARKLNGNQRLDFGSSRAVAKALRLAGGNDRKQCRTVRQVLERLESPLAALVIAYRKIESNLTRTIEPLYRIIRPGSNRVHARSFCFTSTGRITMHEPNLQTVVKDFTVPARLTEGGGGRGDAPPPLFSCRSTFACSDPDGGTVLLSADFCQLELSILTHLSQDPQLMAALGGGGNEAPGRTEARSDVFRALAARWNHYERESDVSDELRNRTKAIVYGVIYGMGVRAMAAELQLDEDAARTLMEQFHATYPEIRRYIERVVRLTRQLGYIETLTGRRRHLPAITSENARERSEAERQAVCTTIQGSAADILKNAIVRMRRNLRKYRNVLELERIRFVLHMHDELIYEVPRSQLHKIAKILKSSMENCAKLSVPLRVKLKAGPSWGTMQEVKI, from the exons ATGTTTTCCCAGTCGTTACAGCTGGGAGATAAAACGTTCGACGCACTGGAACGCCAGCACGCTAAACCGGTAACGCCACTAACCAACGGTCGAACCACAAGATCACAGCAACGGAGCAAAGAGTTCCAGCACGCACCGAGTAGCACCGAAGAGGCAATTGAAGAGTCTCCCACCAATGGCAAAGCTCCTGCCGATCTGTCCCGCCAACGGAGTGTGCGGGAAAGGCTGCAGATGGTATCGACGCAGTCGCGAGGGCGCAAAACTAAAAATCGTACCGCTCGTACGGCGGGTCAAGAGCAAAAGTCAAACAGCAGCGATCACACGACGAAGGATGCTACGAGTCCTTCGCTTTTACGGAAAGACAATTTATCTGAGCTGTTTAGCAGTAATATTCAGTTTGACGCAAGTCTATCCATCCGAAGAGATACTTTGAAGCGCACACAACGGGTGCGGGAGAGCGCAGCACCGTCGGTCGAAGGACCTTCGCCGGAAAAGCAACCCTCGATTCGTCAGAGCGATGAGTTTGATGGGCTGTTTCAGAACAGTGCTTTTTCTTTAGATGCCTTACGAAGCCAGTCGATTGCGGCGGGACAAACCATGCCGAAGGAGAAGCAAGGAGAGGGCAGCTTTCATACACTTTTTGATCACAGCGATTTTACGCTGGACAAGGAAGAGCAAACGGTTCAGTATCCGGAAGCGGAGGCGAAGATGACCGAGAGTGAGCTGGAGATCTTTAGCGAAACGCTGTTCGATCGTGCCATCAGGGCCGAACCGGCAATGGATGAGCTGCTGGAAGCAAGTGACTTTGTGGAGTCGCTGCGTGTCGATTCCGCCGACGAGGATGTGGCCCTCGATATAGAGAATGTAACCTTTTCCCAGCCACTAGCATCAGCGAGCATAGCTTTGGCACAGACACAATCACACGATGTCAGTGAGCGACGCTCCAAGCATACGGAAATGGACGATTTTATCGAGTCGGAGATGGCCAACTCAGTGCTGCGTATGCCGGTGGATGCTTCGTTAGCGGACACAGTGGTGGGGAGGGATGGGGAGAGCAGTGGCTTGTTTTCTGCCAGCCTATTGAACCAATCCACAAAACCAGAGACTGCGAAAAGACCGCCACCTACCAGCATGAGCCTGGACGAGACGAAAGATCTACGTTTGCTTGCCAACTGGGGTTTGCCGAGCACGGTTACGAGCGAGTACGCCAAGAAGGGCATCGTTCAGCTGTTCCCCTGGCAGGTGGAATGTTTGTCACGAAAAGAG GTACTGCTGGAAGGAAAGAATCTCATCTACAGTGCCCCTACCTCCGCCGGCAAAACGCTTGTGAGTGAGTTTCTGCTCGCGAAAACCGTCACCGAGCGGAAGCTAAAAGCCATGCTGATCCTGCCATTCGTGGCCGTGGCACGGGAAAAGATGCTCTACCTGAAAGATCTCCTCGAGCCGGGCGGGATGCGTGTGGAAGGTTTCTACGGTGGATATCATCCACCGGGAGGGTTCGAATCGGTCGATCTCGCGGTATGCACAATCGAGAAGGCAAATTCCATTGTAAACCGTCTGCTAGAACAAAGCGCCCTAACCACGCTCGGTCTCGTGGTGGTCGATGAGGCACATCTCATATCGGACCCCGGACGTGGTTACATCCTGGAGCTGCTGCTCACCAAGATCCGCTTTGTGGCGGCTCGCTGCGAGCATCGGATACAGATCGTGTGCATGTCGGCCACCCTGCCGAACATCGATCTGCTTGCCCGATGGCTTGAGGCGGACCTTTACCACACCGACTTTCGACCGATCGCGCTGGTCGAAATGCTGAAGGTCGGTAACACGATCTACAGTGCGAGTGGGGAAGCGATCCGCTATTTAAAGGGCACCCTGCACGGATACACCGTGCCGAAGGATGCGGACCACGTGGCGCTGCTCTGCCTCGAGACGATCCTGGACGGGTGTGCGGTGATCGTGTTCTGTCCCTCGAAGGATTGGTGCGAACAGTTGGCGATCTCGCTGGCCAGCACGCTGCACACACTGCGCAAGGAAAACCATCCACACGACGAGCTGCGGCGACGGTTGCGCGAGCAGCTGGACGGAGAGCGCCAGGAGGAGGTACTGCTCCAGCTGCGCAACTGTCCGGCCGGGTTGGATAGCGTGCTGGAGAAGACGGTACGGTACGGGGTCGCCTTCCACCATGCCGGTCTGACGACGGACGAGCGCGACATCATCGAGGGTTCGTTTCGGGACGGTGCGCTGCGAATCATTGTGGCCACCAGCACACTGAGCAGTGGGGTAAATCTGCCCGCCAGACGGGTGATCGTTCGGACGCCCAAGTTTGGCGGCAAACCGATGAGCTCGCTGACGTACAAACAGATGATTGGCCGTGCTGGACGTACGGGGCGGGACACGCTTGGAGAATCGATACTGATCTGCACGCCGGCAGAGGAAAAGATTGGCCGGGAGCTGATTGGGGCTGAGTTGCCACCGGTACGATCGTGCTTGGACAGCGAAAACTAC GCTCATCTGAAACGGGCGATACTGGAAATTATTGCATCCGGCAGTGCGACCACAACACAAGAGCTGGAAACATTCGTAAACGCAACGCTGTACAGTTGCGAGCGGGATTATCGATTTGAAGTGAACGATCAACTGCTGCGTCCGAAGGCTTCCAGCTCGAAGAAATTGCCCACCGGCGAAAAGGAGGACGAAAATGAGGAAACCGATCCGATCGTATCGTGCATATCCTTCCTGCTTGAGTATGAATTCATTCGCTGCTTGCAGCAGGACATTGTGGAGGAAGACGgctccaccaccgccactcCAAAGTCGACCAAACGTACCGTCCTCAGTGCGACACGGCTCGGTCAAGCGTGTCTATCTGCGTCGCTTCCGCCGAAAGATGGGTTCCTCCTGTTCAGCGAGCTGCAGCGTGCCCGCCAGTGCTTCGTGCTGGAGTCGGAACTGCACGCCATCTACCTGGTGACGCCCTACTCCGTCGCCTACCAGTGGCAGCAGATCGATTGGATGGATTTTCTCGACCTGTGGGAAAAGCTGCCGAGCGCTTCGAAACGCGTCGGCGAGCTGGTCGGCGTGAAGGAATCGTTCATGGTGCGGGCGATGCGTGGTGCCGCCAATCTGGACTATCGCACGCTGCAGATACACAAGCGCTTCTACACCGCGCTCGCACTGCTCGACCTAGTGAACGAGGTGCCATTGTGTACCGTGGCCCGTCGGTTCAAATGTTGCCGTGGATTGCTGCAGAGCCTGCAGCAGGTGTCGTCCACGTTCGCGGGCATTGTGACGTCGTTCTGTGCGTCGCTCAACTGGACGCTTTTGCAGCTGCTAGTAGCCCAGTTTCGCGAACGATTATTCTTCGGCGTTGCGCACGAACTGCTCGACCTAATGCGCATTCCCTCGCTGAACGGGCAGCGCGCTCGGTTGCTGCACGACGGTGGCATTACCGGGCTGATACAGCTGGCCAACTCGGACCGGCTAGCAGTGGAAACTATCCTTCACCACCGGACCAGCTTCGAGGCGGAGCGTGTGCGTGAGAATGAGAACGAGTACGACGCGGAACGACGAAAACGGCTGCGTAATCTTTACCTCACTGGCCGGGCGGGCGTAACCGTGGAAGAAGCGGCCCGGCTGCTCATTCAGGAAGCGCGCACCTTTTTACAGTTGGAGCATGGGCTGGCCAATCCGATCTGGTCGCAAGCGACAGAAACGAAGCCGAATGAGAGCTCCTCTGAAGCGAAAGACGAGCAAACAGCGCAAGATGAAAGTAAACGGTCTGTGGCGGTGGTGATCGCGGAAGAACAACCCTCCTCCAGCCTTTTGCTGTCGAATGGGGAATCATCCAACAGTGCAGCAGCACACTTTCACAATTCCCTGCTGATGGCGGACAGAAATGGACAGGAAGACAGGAAGCGAACGGACATGCATGACGACGATAGCAACAGTTCACGAATTACAATTATCGACGCTTGCAAGGATTTAACGACGTTCGAACAGTTGCGCCAGCTCGTTACCGATAAAACTGCCATTACGATCGCTTTCGGGGTAGAGCAAGAGGAAACCTCCGTCAAGAAAGCGACCATTGGGAGTCATTTACGAGCAGTCGAAACGAGGAGGACTAACCACAACGCTTCACGGTCCTTTACCTTTGACGATAATCTTTATCTCGCTGGCATGGCCATCAAACTGCAAGACGACACCACGTCCACCGTGTACTATATCGATCTGCAGGAGGAAGCCACCGCCATCGATCGCGCGGAAAAGGTTCGCTTTGTACGCACACTGTTCGGCAGGGAACAGCTGACGATTACGATGCTTGATGTAAAGGATCAGTTGAAGATCGTTTACCGATCTGGGCTGATACCGGTCGCGGAAGGTGACGAGGTGCTGGTAGCAACGTTCCAGGATCCTCGGGTAGCCTGCTGGTTGCTGCAAACCGATGCGGAAACGCTCACACTGGATGCAATGATCGAGCGGCACTGTCCCACACTGAAGCAAGCGGAGCTGAGATGGACCGGACAGCGCTGGGTAACGCCCAAGTGGACCGGCCACGGGTTGAACCATCACAGCCCATTCGATGCCAAGCAGCG AACCGCCGTTGAATGTCTGCTCGTGAGCGAGTTGATGGCATGCGTAAGTCAGCGTCTTGCCACTGCCAACGGTGACTCACTGTCCATCTGCTTCACCTCCCGTGAGATGCCCGTCCAGCTCGCGCTGGCCGGCGCCGAAGTGATTGGCTTCCCGGTCGATCGCGAACGGCTCGGCGCACTGATCGCGCAGCTAAAGGCGTGCCGCGATCGTATCGCGGAAGAGGCACGCAAACTCAACGGCAACCAACGGCTTGACTTTGGTTCGTCACGAGCCGTTGCGAAAGCGCTGCGATTGGCCGGGGGAAACGATCGGAAGCAGTGCCGCACGGTGCGTCAGGTGCTGGAACGGTTGGAAAGCCCACTGGCGGCACTCGTTATCGCCTATCGCAAGATAGAGAGCAACCTTACCCGCACCATCGAACCCCTGTATCGGATCATTCGCCCCGGTTCGAACCGGGTGCATGCGCGCAGCTTCTGTTTCACCTCCACCGGACGCATTACGATGCACGAGCCCAACCTGCAAACCGTAGTGAAAGACTTTACCGTCCCAGCCAGGCTGACggagggaggaggaggaagaggtgATGCGCCACCGCCACTGTTCAGCTGTCGCAGCACGTTCGCGTGCTCCGATCCGGACGGCGGGACGGTGTTACTTTCGGCCGACTTTTGCCAGCTAGAACTATCCATTCTGACACACCTGTCGCAGGACCCGCAGCTAATGGCAGCCCTGGGGGGCGGTGGCAATGAAGCACCGGGGCGCACCGAAGCACGCAGCGACGTGTTCCGTGCGCTGGCGGCACGCTGGAACCACTACGAGCGGGAGTCGGACGTGAGTGACGAGCTGCGCAACCGCACGAAAGCGATCGTGTACGGCGTAATCTACGGCATGGGCGTACGCGCGATGGCGGCCGAACTGCAGCTGGACGAAGATGCGGCACGAACGCTGATGGAGCAGTTTCACGCCACCTATCCCGAGATCCGCCGGTACATCGAGCGGGTCGTGCGGTTAACCCGCCAGCTCGGCTACATCGAGACGCTTACCGGGCGTCGACGCCACCTGCCAGCCATCACGAGCGAGAATGCGCGCGAACGGTCCGAGGCAGAGCGGCAGGCAGTGTGCACCACGATCCAGGGTTCGGCCGCCGACATCCTGAAGAACGCGATCGTGCGCATGAGGCGCAATTTGCGCAAATATCGCAACGTGCTGGAGCTGGAGCGGATACGGTTCGTGCTGCACATGCACGACGAGCTGATCTACGAGGTGCCCCGCAGCCAGCTGCACAAGATTGCCAAAATACTCAAATCAAGCATGGAGAACTGTGCCAAGCTGAGCGTGCCGTTAAGGGTAAAGTTGAAAGCAGGCCCCAGCTGGGGCACGATGCAGGAAGTGAAGATATAG
- the LOC121594515 gene encoding rhodanese domain-containing protein CG4456 isoform X2, whose protein sequence is MLPGTSAARCVGSHIRRFSQSGQWPRVMVARTCPKISCSVPNKVIDIRQNALFRMASVNIRGFATTVQSLQANRTANNNACYSANTMSIATYEEVLDLPNHPEKLLIDVRNPDELADTGKIPTSINIPLPQLEEGLKLDDEAFKAKFGRDKPSTSTEVIFHCKMGGRAQKATDLASSLGFTNARNYKGSWTEWAEKQGK, encoded by the exons ATGTTGCCCGGAACAAGTGCAGCACGGTGCGTCGGTTCACACATTCGCCGATTTTCTCAAAGCGGTCAATGGCCGCGGGTAATGGTCGCTCGCACATGCCCGAAAATTAGTTGTTCGGTGCCAAACAAAGTGATCGACATCCGGCAAAACGCACTGTTCCGTATGGCAAGTGTAAACATTCGCGGCTTCGCCACTACCG TGCAAAGCCTACAAGCCAACAGGACGGCCAACAACAACGCTTGCTACAGTGCTAACACGATGTCGATCGCTACATACGAGGAGGTGCTGGACCTGCCCAACCACCCGGAGAAACTGCTGATCGATGTCCGCAATCCGGATGAGCTGGCCGACACGGGCAAAATTCCTACCAGCATTAATATTCCCC TGCCCCAGCTCGAGGAAGGATTGAAGCTGGACGATGAAGCGTTCAAAGCAAAGTTCGGACGCGACAAGCCGAGCACCAGCACGGAAGTGATTTTCCACTGCAAGATGGGTGGACGGGCGCAAAAGGCGACGGATCTGGCTAGCAGTCTCGGGTTCACCAA CGCCCGCAACTACAAGGGATCCTGGACGGAGTGGGCCGAAAAGCAGGGAAAGTGA
- the LOC121594515 gene encoding putative thiosulfate sulfurtransferase, mitochondrial isoform X4, whose amino-acid sequence MLPGTSAARCVGSHIRRFSQSGQWPRVMVARTCPKISCSVPNKVIDIRQNALFRMASVNIRGFATTVQSLQANRTANNNACYSANTMSIATYEEVLDLPNHPEKLLIDVRNPDELADTGKIPTSINIPLDKVKQAFGPETSDEAFAQQYGVPKPGLDHYLILSCRTGRRSQMALEAIAELGYRNAPARGRIEAGR is encoded by the exons ATGTTGCCCGGAACAAGTGCAGCACGGTGCGTCGGTTCACACATTCGCCGATTTTCTCAAAGCGGTCAATGGCCGCGGGTAATGGTCGCTCGCACATGCCCGAAAATTAGTTGTTCGGTGCCAAACAAAGTGATCGACATCCGGCAAAACGCACTGTTCCGTATGGCAAGTGTAAACATTCGCGGCTTCGCCACTACCG TGCAAAGCCTACAAGCCAACAGGACGGCCAACAACAACGCTTGCTACAGTGCTAACACGATGTCGATCGCTACATACGAGGAGGTGCTGGACCTGCCCAACCACCCGGAGAAACTGCTGATCGATGTCCGCAATCCGGATGAGCTGGCCGACACGGGCAAAATTCCTACCAGCATTAATATTCCCC TGGATAAGGTAAAGCAGGCGTTCGGGCCGGAAACGAGCGACGAAGCGTTTGCGCAACAGTATGGAGTGCCGAAGCCAGGGCTGGATCACTATCTGATCCTTTCCTGCCGCACCGGTCGGCGTAGTCAGATGGCACTTGAAGCGATTGCCGAGCTTGGTTATCGAAA TGCCCCAGCTCGAGGAAGGATTGAAGCTGGACGATGA
- the LOC121594515 gene encoding rhodanese domain-containing protein CG4456 isoform X3: protein MLPGTSAARCVGSHIRRFSQSGQWPRVMVARTCPKISCSVPNKVIDIRQNALFRMASVNIRGFATTAPNDCGGNRFAPACIEPQLVATTADVDDLPNHPEKLLIDVREPSELAATGQIPTSINIPLKTVRTELSLSPEEFEKKYGRKKPATNDPIIFSCRSGVRAGQASFEADQLGFKNVKNYVGSWLEYAAKHDLPV, encoded by the exons ATGTTGCCCGGAACAAGTGCAGCACGGTGCGTCGGTTCACACATTCGCCGATTTTCTCAAAGCGGTCAATGGCCGCGGGTAATGGTCGCTCGCACATGCCCGAAAATTAGTTGTTCGGTGCCAAACAAAGTGATCGACATCCGGCAAAACGCACTGTTCCGTATGGCAAGTGTAAACATTCGCGGCTTCGCCACTACCG CCCCGAACGACTGTGGAGGGAATCGGTTTGCACCGGCCTGCATAGAACCGCAGCTGGTGGCCACCACTGCGGACGTTGACGACCTGCCAAACCATCCGGAGAAGCTGCTGATCGATGTACGCGAACCGTCCGAGCTGGCCGCGACCGGTCAGATACCGACCAGCATCAACATTCCGC TAAAAACCGTGCGCACTGAGCTCAGCCTCAGCCCGGAGGAATTCGAGAAGAAGTATGGTCGGAAGAAACCAGCTACGAATGATCCGATCATCTTCAGCTGTCGCTCGGGCGTTCGAGCAGGACAGGCATCTTTCGAGGCCGACCAGTTGGGCTTCAAGAA CGTGAAGAACTACGTCGGATCATGGTTGGAATACGCAGCAAAGCATGACTTGCCAGTTTAA